The proteins below are encoded in one region of Colletotrichum lupini chromosome 5, complete sequence:
- a CDS encoding SCP-2 sterol transfer family protein: protein MGLANDKFPSSAAFDAINDALGSSEPDRKDAIKQGNAIFAFTLKNSAGETDSWHIDLKEKGAVAKGTGEKPTVTLSLSDADFGNLVQGKANAQKLFMSGKLKIKGDVMKATRMEPILKKAQSKAKL, encoded by the exons ATGGGTCTCGCCAACG ACAAGTTTCCTTCCTCGGCCGCCTTCGACGCCATCAACGATGCCCTCGGCTCCAGCGAGCCCGACCGCAAGGACGCCATCAAGCAGGGCAAcgccatcttcgccttcaCCCTGAAGAACTCTGCCGGCGAGACCGACAGCTGGCACATTGACCTCAAGGAGAAGGGCGCGGTCGCCAAGGGCACCGGCGAGAAGCCCACCG TCACCCTGTCTCTGTCCGACGCCGACTTTGGCAACCTCGTCCAGGGCAAGGCTAACGCCCAGAAGCTCTTCATGTCCGGCAAGCTCAAGATCAAGGGCGACGTCATGAAGGCCACCAGGATGGAGCCCATCCTGAAGAAGGCCCAGTCCAAGGCCAAGTTGTAA
- a CDS encoding RanBP1 domain-containing protein: MDQRNSTPRPRPSLKFANRSYQASPLNPNKRLGTPKTAPSQRVLNRDPMPSSNLNASTISTASNLFRSSTLSASSNTTPFAPSLPASTAKKVFAPGATPASQKVYRENIAQATSRGMAAKSTSADLFQMRIPSPPPELSGEVLARDIPPELEAKGTVYADQYLSHLVPAEYDDLQRRQLFCVLDLRRLKYAANEIFTKKDWKLNIMNFAKEFEKSRSLIMLRYGLYEFKNVKPSEEVLKKWRSAHGLPEPEEEVADASPSRQTTRSKRKAEDQLTPKDAALSSASPNKNNKRRLVDREDEEPATPATVKNKRKATVEDESDENQPSKLQKSTSTPSATKSMFEKIANNQGPSSTPKAAPAPASAPKAAEAKPSSLFGAAPKPANNDLSRSVFEKQLKPAQASNIFGYLSDASSAKNSGVEADAESETDSDDEAEPSVAASGGAETPLGQPASNLFGAKKPLFSAGAATAPSSTSSDARETTPSGTKSLFDRVTKGNNGQPLRADSAEPAPAPEKPAFAPAKEAAPAPVNATWNPNSPIKFNANPAPSNGLFGASTNGSSSIFGAKPTAPAAPASNLFGAPKQDEKPKAEKRSAPEEDKGAESDKENDSQRPSKSPFGGFSGFQSKPFEAPKKDEAAPKAAAAPTFAFGASAPKAEEPKPAAPASNLFGSQDKPAGSVMQSSTLFGGSKPQETPAPEPAKPLFGASTSSTSTPFQSNPLFGAPAPASNTSNLFGAKPNDEGSKAPQFAPAPTAAPAFSFGASKPTESAGSPFGGSPMKQDGPPAKRQFNAPAPSAPAAPSGGMFNFGGSQSAAPANPFGGAAPAPQTNGGSSGPPSFGSGGGSSFTFSAGGGGTSFNNPFASANGGGSGSAPAPSAGGMFNFGGGGSSAPSTSSTPFQFGGGSSAPAPAAASSSPFQFGGGAPAQPAAPAASTPTFTFGAANGSASAQAPASQKPLFGASTPAPTSNLFGGAKPAQPPSGGMFGNLNPPAGASTTGTNSPFNFGGASSLATTPATGTPEPTTEADKAAGGEGDDADGKPHEQLKLTEGGPGEEDEEVLHDVRAKIMKFIPAGSEEDKDSGDDKPKNKSPWSTKGVGPFRVLKHKNTGAVRMLLRAEPRGHVVLNRSVLPSETYKADKKYVKLTTSNETGNGLETWMVQVKTEDFAKALASALETHKSTNAK, from the coding sequence ATGGACCAAAGAAACAGCACCCCGCGGCCCCGTCCGTCGCTCAAATTCGCGAACCGTAGCTACCAAGCTTCGCCTCTGAACCCGAACAAGCGACTCGGCACCCCCAAGACTGCTCCATCGCAGAGAGTCTTGAATCGCGACCCCATGCCATCGAGCAACCTCAACGCGAGCACCATCTCCACCGCGAGCAACCTCTTCCGCTCCTCTACTCTGAGCGCAAGCTCCAACACTACCCCCTTCGCTCCGAGCTTGCCTGCGAGCACCGCCAAGAAAGTCTTCGCGCCCGGCGCGACTCCGGCTTCTCAAAAGGTCTATCGAGAGAACATCGCCCAGGCGACTTCTCGCGGCATGGCAGCCAAATCGACCTCGGCCGATCTCTTCCAGATGCGCATCCCCTCCCCGCCTCCCGAGTTGTCTGGCGAAGTTCTCGCGCGAGATATCCCCCCTGAGCTCGAAGCTAAGGGTACCGTGTACGCCGACCAGTATCTCAGCCACTTGGTTCCGGCCGAGTACGACGACTTGCAGCGCCGTCAGCTATTTTGCGTTCTCGATCTTCGCCGCCTGAAATATGCCGCCAACGAGATCTTCACCAAGAAGGATTGGAAGCTCAACATCATGAACTTTGCAAAGGAATTCGAAAAGAGCCGGAGCTTGATTATGCTCAGATATGGCTTGTACGAGTTCAAGAACGTCAAGCCCTCAGAGGAGGTTTTAAAGAAGTGGAGGTCCGCACATGGGTTGCCTGAGCCCGAGGAGGAAGTTGCGGATGCCAGCCCATCCAGGCAGACTACTCGTTCCAAGCGCAAGGCTGAAGACCAGCTGACTCCCAAGGACGCGGCCCTTTCGTCCGCGTCTCCCAATAAGAATAACAAGAGGCGCCTTGTGGACAGAGAGGATGAAGAGCCGGCGACGCCGGCTACGGTCAAGAACAAGAGGAAGGCAACTGTTGAGGATGAGTCGGATGAGAACCAGCCCAGCAAGTTGCAGAAGTCTACCTCGACACCCTCAGCTACCAAGAGCATGTTCGAAAAGATTGCCAACAACCAAGGCCCTTCTTCAACGCCCAAGGCCGCACCTGCCCCTGCCTCCGCCCCCAAGGCTGCGGAAGCCAAGCCCAGCAGCCTCTTCGGAGCGGCACCCAAGCCTGCCAACAACGACCTGTCGCGCTCTGTTTTCGAGAAACAGCTCAAGCCTGCCCAGGCATCCAACATCTTTGGCTACCTGTCTGATGCTAGTTCGGCAAAGAACAGCGGTGTGGAGGCCGACGCAGAGAGTGAGACTGATTCCGATGACGAGGCGGAACCCAGCGTTGCCGCTAGTGGTGGTGCCGAAACGCCGTTGGGCCAGCCAGCGTCCAACCTCTTTGGTGCTAAGAAGCCTCTATTCTCTGCTGGCGCCGCGACTGCCCCCTCCAGCACTTCGTCCGACGCCCGGGAGACTACGCCCTCCGGGACTAAGAGTCTGTTCGACCGCGTGACTAAGGGCAACAATGGACAGCCTCTCCGCGCGGACTCGGCTGAGCCGGCCCCGGCCCCTGAAAAACCAGCTTTTGCGCCGGCCAAGGAGGCTGCTCCGGCCCCGGTCAACGCCACCTGGAACCCCAACTCCCCGATCAAATTCAATGCCAACCCTGCGCCTAGCAATGGACTTTTCGGTGCGTCCACAAACGGATCGAGCTCCATCTTCGGTGCTAAGCCTACAGCTCCTGCAGCTCCTGCATCCAACTTGTTCGGCGCCCCGAAGCAAGATGAGAAGCCCAAGGCCGAGAAGCGGTCTGCTCCTGAAGAGGACAAGGGCGCGGAGTCCGACAAGGAGAACGACTCACAGCGCCCTTCCAAGTCCCCCTTTGGCGGCTTCTCCGGGTTCCAGTCGAAGCCGTTTGAGGCACCCAAGAAGGACGAGGCAGCTCCCAAGGCGGCTGCTGCGCCGACCTTCGCGTTTGGTGCTTCCGCTCCCAAAGCGGAAGAGCCCAAGCCTGCCGCCCCAGCTTCAAACCTTTTTGGTTCCCAAGACAAGCCTGCGGGCTCCGTCATGCAGTCATCGACACTCTTTGGCGGCAGCAAGCCTCAGGAGACTCCCGCCCCCGAACCGGCTAAGCCCCTCTTCGGCGCCAGCACATCGAGCACTTCGACTCCTTTCCAGTCGAACCCTCTCTTTGGTGCCCCGGCACCCGCGTCGAACACCTCCAACCTTTTCGGTGCTAAGCCCAATGACGAGGGTTCCAAGGCCCCGCAGTTTGCTCCCGCGCCCACTGCGGCTCCTGCCTTCAGCTTCGGCGCCAGCAAGCCGACCGAGTCCGCTGGTTCTCCCTTCGGTGGTAGCCCCATGAAGCAGGATGGCCCGCCGGCGAAGAGACAGTTCAACGCACCCGCTCCCTCTGCCCCGGCCGCACCATCTGGTGGCATGTTCAACTTTGGTGGATCCCAGAGTGCAGCCCCAGCTAACCCCTTCGGCGGCGCTGCGCCTGCGCCTCAGACAAACGGCGGCTCTAGCGGTCCTCCAAGCTTCGGCTCTGGCGGAGGTTCATCCTTCACCTTCAGCGCCGGCGGTGGCGGCACGAGCTTCAACAACCCCTTCGCATCTGCTAACGGCGGCGGCTCGGGTTCTGCTCCCGCGCCTTCGGCCGGCGGCATGTTTAACTTTGGTGGCGGCGGATCTTCCGCCCCCTCGACCAGTTCTACGCCGTTCCAGTTTGGCGGTGGCTCGTCCGCGCCTGCACCTGCGGCGGCAAGCAGCAGTCCCTTCCAGTTTGGAGGCGGCGCTCCCGCTCAGCCTGCTGCCCCTGCTGCCTCGACTCCCACCTTTACCTTCGGTGCCGCTAATGGATCTGCCAGTGCTCAGGCACCTGCGTCTCAGAAGCCGCTCTTTGGAGCGTCAACCCCGGCGCCTACGAGCAACCTCTTTGGCGGTGCCAAGCCTGCCCAGCCTCCCTCTGGTGGTATGTTCGGTAACCTGAACCCCCCCGCGGGTGCCTCTACCACTGGCACTAATTCACCCTTTAACTTTGGTGGTGCCTCCAGCCTAGCTACGACTCCTGCCACTGGCACTCCCGAGCCGACTACGGAAGCCGACAAGGCCGCTGGTGGTGAAGGCGACGATGCTGATGGCAAGCCTCACGAGCAGCTTAAGCTTACTGAGGGTGGCCCTGGCGAAGAAGACGAGGAAGTACTCCACGACGTTCGCGCCAAGATTATGAAGTTCATTCCGGCCGGATCCGAAGAAGACAAGGACAGCGGCGACGATAAGCCCAAGAACAAGAGCCCTTGGTCAACCAAGGGTGTCGGCCCGTTCCGTGTCCTGAAGCACAAGAACACTGGCGCGGTGCGCATGCTGCTGCGCGCGGAGCCTCGCGGGCACGTCGTGCTCAACCGCTCTGTTCTGCCTTCTGAGACATATAAGGCGGACAAGAAGTACGTCAAGCTCACGACCTCGAACGAGACGGGCAACGGCCTCGAGACCTGGATGGTGCAAGTCAAGACGGAGGACTTTGCCAAGGCGCTGGCAAGCGCCCTGGAGACCCACAAGTCTACCAACGCCAAATGA
- a CDS encoding hydantoinase B/oxoprolinase, translated as MASDSRDRGIRIAIDRGGTFTDCVGELNGKETIIKLLSEDPANYEDAPLEGIRRIMSHFLGREIPRGEALDTKRIDSIRMGTTVATNALLERKGEKIAMVVTKGFKDCLAIGNQSRPKIFDLAIRKPDVLYERVVEVDERVTLEDYAEDPTRHLTEVSAKAGTPEAAREELVQGTSGEAVRILQRPEAQTIKSQLQEVYDSGIRSIAVCLMHGYTFPDHEALVGKIAKEIGFKHISLSHELMPMIKLVSRATSVCADAYLTPAIKKYISGFQAGFEGGLGTRSVQQEEGAKGARCEFMQSDGGLVDVENFTGLKAILSGPAGGVVGYAITSYDEETKIPVIGFDMGGTSTDVSRFGEGRYEHVFETTTAGVTIQSPQLDINTVAAGGGSMLFWKNGLFVVGPESAGAHPGPACYRKGGPATVTDANLYLGRLLPEFFPKIFGENEDQGLDPEASKKVLQGLADQVNKETGKSMSVDEVAYGFLTVANETMTRPIRSITEAKGHDSSKHRLATFGGAGGQHAVAIAEALGIQQILIHRYSSVLSAYGMALADVVDERQEPDSKVWEYPGKAVDELKSKMEKLKDKSRKALRDQGFDEKEIVFEEYLNMRYRGTESALMIIRPDQDEQKDAKEWDFGTAFIQQHRYEFGFTLDDRDIIVDDVRVRGIGKSFRHAEKTVDQQLKELNRTDVEQSKAHNRQQVYFEEGRLDTPVYKLEDLGTGETIKGPAMLADGTQTIVVTPKATALVLDTHVVIDIEKEGSNEDGASKNQGEREVDPIMLSIFGHRFMAIAEQMGRALQKTSVSTNVKERLDFSCAIFDATGGLVANAPHLPVHLGSMSTCVKRQAEIWKGDLKKGDVIISNHPSYGGTHLPDITLVMPAFNDKGDKILFYAASRAHHADIGGITAGSMPPHSKELFQEGAAIKSEKLVSEGRFDEKRVTELLYNEPAQYPGCSGTRCLADNINDLRAQVSANQKGIALIEGLIAEYGEETVQFYMVHIQNNAELCVRTLLKEVSKRFEGKDLQAVDFMDDGSPIRLKVTIDAEKGEAVFDFEGTGPEVYGNVNAPEAVTYSAIIYCLRCLISEDIPLNQGCLKPINVKIPPKSLLSPSDGAAVVGGNVLTSQRVTDVIFKAFQACAASQGDCNNLTFGFGGNVTGQKEVKGFGYYETIAGGSGAGPTWEGTSGVHTHMTNTRITDSEVFERRYPVILREFSLRKGSGGDGQHRGGDGVVRDIEFRIPVQVSILSERRVYRPYGLAGGEDAEAGLNVWVRKVEKGSWEKSLKRLKGAAGEAKGDEEVEYEERRFNLGAKNSAPMKPGERIIINTPGGGGWGKVGAEKGVSNKRDPTDGWRKGSHANREDTALQV; from the exons ATGGCTTCAGACTCACGAGACCGCGGCATCCGCATCGCCATCGACCGCGGCGGTACCTTCACCGACTGCGTCGGCGAGCTCAATGGGAAAGAGACAATCATCAAGCTCCTCTCCGAAGACCCAGCCAACTATGAAGATGCGCCCCTCGAGGGAATCCGGCGCATCATGTCGCACTTCCTCGGCAGGGAAATCCCCCGCGGCGAGGCCCTCGACACAAAGAGAATCGATTCCATCCGCATGGGAACCACCGTAGCCACGAACGCTTTGCTGGAGCgcaagggcgagaagatcGCCATGGTCGTGACAAAGGGGTTCAAGGACTGCCTCGCCATCGGCAACCAGAGCAGGCCCAAGATCTTTGACTTGGCGATTCGGAAGCCGGATGTGCTATATGAGAGGGTCGTCGAGGTTGATGAGCGCGTTACGCTGGAGGATTATGCGGAGGACCCGACGAGGCATTTAACTGAAGTGTCTGCCAAGGCTGGAACGCCAGAGGCAGCTCGAGAGGAGCTTGTTCAGGGGACCTCGGGGGAGGCTGTGAGGATATTGCAGCGTCCCGAGGCACAAACTATCAAGAGTCAGTTGCAGGAGGTCTACGACTCGGGTATCCGCAGTATTGCGGTGTGTTTAATGCACGGCTACACCTTCCCCGACCACGAAGCCTTGGTCGGCAAGATTGCAAAGGAAATTGGCTTCAAGCACATTTCTCTCAGCCACGAACTCATGCCTATGATCAAGCTGGTCTCGCGAGCGACATCTGTTTGCGCGGATGCATATCTGACGCCAGCAATCAAAAAGTACATCTCGGGTTTCCAGGCTGGATTCGAAGGTGGTCTGGGGACGAGGAGCGTTCAGCAAGAAGAAGGTGCCAAGGGCGCCCGATGCGAGTTCATGCAAAGCGACGGCGGCCTGGTTGACGTGGAGAACTTCACCGGACTCAAAGCCATTCTATCCGGTCCGGCCGGCGGTGTTGTGGGATACGCCATCACGTCGTACGATGAAGAGACAAAGATCCCCGTGATTGGATTCGACATGGGCGGCACGAGCACCGACGTCTCTCGGTTCGGCGAGGGGCGGTACGAGCATGTGTTTGAGACGACCACCGCTGGTGTGACTATTCAGTCGCCGCAGCTGGACATCAACACGGTCGCAGCGGGCGGCGGCTCTATGCTTTTCTGGAAGAATGGGCTGTTTGTCGTGGGGCCGGAGTCTGCCGGCGCGCATCCGGGTCCAGCGTGTTATAGAAAGGGGGGCCCGGCGACTGTGACTGATGCTAATCTCTACCTTGGTCGTTTGCTTCCTGAGTTCTTTCCCAAGATCTTTGGCGAGAATGAAGATCAGGGTCTTGATCCTGAGGCCAGCAAGAAGGTCCTGCAGGGACTGGCAGACCAGGTTAACAAGGAGACTGGAAAGAGTATGAGCGTCGACGAGGTGGCGTACGGATTCTTGACCGTTGCGAATGAGACTATGACGAGACCCATCAGGTCCATTACGGAAGCCAAGGGCCACGATTCTTCCAAGCATCGCTTGGCGACATTTGGCGGTGCCGGCGGACAGCATGCTGTTGCCATTGCCGAGGCTCTCGGTATTCAGCAAATTCTCATCCATAGGTACTCTTCTGTACTATCAGCCTACGGCATGGCACTTGCGGACGTCGTGGACGAGCGCCAGGAGCCCGATTCCAAGGTCTGGGAGTACCCCGGCAAGGCAGTGGACGAGCTGAAGAGCAAGATGGAGAAGCTCAAGGACAAGTCCCGCAAGGCATTGCGCGACCAGGGCTTCGATGAGAAGGAAATCGTGTTTGAGGAGTACCTCAACATGAGGTACCGCGGCACCGAGTCGGCGCTGATGATTATCAGGCCCGATCAGGACGAGCAGAAGGACGCAAAGGAATGGGACTTTGGCACGGCCTTTATTCAGCAGCACCGTTACGAGTTTGGGTTCACCCTCGACGACCGAGATATTATTGTCGATGACGTGCGCGTTCGCGGTATTGGAAAGAGCTTTAGGCATGCGGAGAAGACGGTGGACCAGCAGCTCAAGGAGTTGAATCGCACAGATGTGGAGCAGAGCAAGGCGCATAACCGACAGCAGGTGTATTTCGAGGAAGGCCGACTCGATACCCCGGTGTACAAGCTTGAGGACTTGGGCACCGGCGAGACTATTAAGGGACCTGCCATGCTCGCTGATGGTACGCAGACCATCGTAGTTACGCCAAAAGCTACTGCGCTGGTTCTTGATACCCACGTTGTGATTGACATTGAGAAGGAAGGGTCTAATGAAGATGG GGCGTCAAAGAACCAAGGCGAACGAGAAGTCGACCCGATTATGCTGAGCATTTTCGGTCATCGATTCATGGCTATTGCAGAACAAATGGGCAGAGCACTCCAGAAAACCAGTGTCAGCACCAACGTCAAGGAGAGACTCGATTTCTCCTGCGCCATCTTTGACGCGACGGGCGGTCTCGTAGCCAATGCACCTCATCTTCCCGTCCATCTGGGCTCGATGTCGACCTGCGTCAAGCGGCAAGCCGAAATCTGGAAAGGTGATTTGAAGAAGGGCGACGTCATCATTTCCAATCATCCTTCCTACGGAGGCACCCATTTGCCGGACATCACCCTCGTGATGCCGGCTTTCAACGACAAGGGCGACAAGATCCTCTTCTACGCGGCCTCGAGAGCGCATCATGCGGATATCGGAGGAATCACGGCTGGTAGTATGCCCCCTCACTCAAAGGAGCTGTTTCAGGAGGGCGCTGCAATCAAGAGCGAGAAGCTTGTTAGCGAAGGACGTTTCGATGAAAAGAGAGTGACGGAGTTGTTGTATAACGAGCCTGCCCAATACCCCGGATGCAGCGGAACCCGCTGCCTAGCCGATAACATCAATGACCTGAGAGCCCAGGTCTCGGCGAACCAGAAAGGTATCGCGCTGATTGAGGGCCTAATTGCGGAGTACGGCGAGGAGACTGTGCAGTTCTACATGGTTCACATCCAGAACAACGCTGAGCTGTGCGTCCGCACCCTGCTGAAGGAAGTCAGTAAGCGATTCGAAGGTAAAGACTTACAAGCAGTGGATTTCATGGACGATGGCAGCCCAATTCGTCTCAAGGTCACGATTGATGCCGAAAAGGGTGAGGCGGTCTTTGATTTCGAAGGCACTGGACCCGAAGTTTACGGCAACGTCAACGCCCCTGAGGCTGTGACGTATAGTGCCATCATATACTGCCTTCGGTGTCTCATCTCGGAGGACATACCCCTGAACCAGGGATGCCTTAAGCCCATCAACGTCAAGATTCCGCCCAAATCGCTCCTATCACCATCAGACGGCGCAGCGGTTGTAGGCGGCAACGTCCTGACGAGCCAGCGCGTGACGGACGTCATCTTCAAAGCCTTCCAGGCGTGTGCGGCGAGTCAGGGCGACTGCAATAACCTTACGTTCGGGTTCGGCGGCAACGTGACGGGGCAGAAGGAGGTGAAGGGGTTCGGGTACTACGAGACGATTGCGGGCGGCAGCGGCGCGGGACCGACCTGGGAGGGTACGAGTGGTGTGCACACGCACATGACGAATACCCGTATTACCGACTCGGAAGTATTTGAGAGGCGGTATCCTGTGATCTTGAGGGAATTTTCGTTGAGGAAGGGGTCTGGTGGTGACGGGCAGCATCGGGGCGGTGATGGCGTCGTGAGGGATATTGAGTTCCGGATTCCTGTGCAGGTGTCGATTCTGAGCGAGAGGCGGGTGTATAGACCGTATGGGCTCGCTGGTGGCGAAGACGCTGAGGCTGGATTGAATGTGTGGGTGAGGAAAGTTGAGAAGGGGAGCTGGGAGAAGTCGTTGAAGAGATTGAAGGGTGCTGCTGGGGAGGCCAAGGGAGACGAGGAGGTGGAGTATGAGGAGCGGAGGTTTAATCTCGGAGCGAAGAATAGCGCGCCTATGAAGCCTGGGGAGAGGATTATCATCAACACGCCTGGTGGTGGCGGTTGGGGTAAGGTTGGGGCTGAGAAGGGGGTCAGTAATAAGAGAGATCCGACGGATGGATGGAGGAAGGGAAGTCATGCGAATAGGGAGGATACTGCTCTGCAGGTCTAG